The Agromyces sp. G08B096 DNA window CGAAGCACCAGGAGGAGGCCGCGAAGCTCGCCGACTGGCTGACCCAGCCCGAGCAGCAGGTGAAGCAGTCCGCCGCCGCGGGCAACTTCCCCTCGACCGTCGAGGCGCAGGAGACCCTGGCCGCCGACGCGACGCCCAACGAGTTCTTCAACGGCGCCCCCACCGGTGCCATCCTCGCCGACCGCGCCCAGGGCATCACCGCCCAGTTCAAGGGCCCGGACGACTCGGTGATCCAGGAGAACGTCTTCGGCCCGCCGCTGCAGAAGCTCGACCGCGGTGAGGTCAGCGTCGAGGAGGCCTGGAACGAGGCCCTCTCGCTGCTCGACGAGCTCGTCGGCTAGTTCCGACCGGGGTCCCGGGAGCGATCCCGGGGCCCCGCCACGCCGGCGGGCCCCCTCCCCCGGCCCTCGATCACCACTCTTCCCTCAGGACGGCTCGACATGACCACCACGCTCCGCCCGCCGCGCGTCGACGAGGCGACGACGACGCGCCCGGCCGCGCCCCCGCGAGCGACCTTCCGGCAGCGCCTCTCCCGCTTCGACGTCAAGGCGTCGCCGTACTTCTACGTCTCGCCGTTCTTCATCCTCTTCGCCCTCATCGGGCTCTTTCCCCTCGTCTACACCCTCGTCGTCTCGATGCACGAGTGGGACCTGCTGAAGGGCCAGGGCGAGTTCGTCGGCTTCGAGAACTTCGCGTCGATCCTCAGCGACGGCATGTTCTGGAACTCGATCTTCAACACCGTCAGCATCTTCCTGCTGTCGGCGATCCCCCAGCTGACGGTCGCGATCGTCGTCGCCTACCTGCTCGACCAGGGCCTTCGGGCCCCGACGTTCTGGCGCATGGGCGTGCTGCTGCCCTTCGTGGTCACCCCCGTGGCCGTGGCGCTCATCTTCTCCAGCATCTTCAACGAGGCCGACGGCCTCGCGAACAACCTGCTGAACCTCTTCGGCATCGCCGACCAGGAGTGGAAGCACGACGCGTTCCTCAGCCACCTCGCGATCGCCACCATGGTGAACTTCCGCTGGACGGGCTACAACGCGCTCATCCTGCTGGCCGCCATGCAGTCGGTGCCGCGCGACCTCTACGAGTCGGCCGCGATCGATGGCGCGGGCAGCGCCCGCCGCTTCTTCTCGATCACGATCCCCTCGATCCGCCCGACGCTCATCTTCGTGATCATCACGGCCACCATCGGCGGCCTCCAGATCTTTGCCGAGCCGCGCCTCTTCGACGTCTCCAACGCGGGCGGCATCGGCGGCAGCGACCGGCAGTTCCAGACCACCGTGCTGTTCATGTGGGAGCTCGCGTTCTTCCGGCGCGACTTCGGCGAGGCATCCGCCGTCGCCTGGCTGCTGTTCCTGCTCATCGTGGGCTTCGGCCTCATCAACTTCCTCATCTCGCGGCGCATCGCCACCGGCGACGGTCGCCGCCAGAACCGCCGCACCCGACGCGCCCTCGAGCGAGGAGAGCACCGATGAGCACCGCCATCCCCGAGCCGCTGCCCGCGGTCCAGGTCGACACCGTCGGCCCCGACGAGCCCCGCCGCCCCGGCCGCGACGGCCTGCCCCGCGGACGCCGCCGGTCCGGCACCGCCGGCATCGGCAGCCGCCCGGGCTTCCTCACCTACGGCCTCCTCGCGGCCTTCCTCATCGGCAGCGCCTACCCGCTCTGGTGGTCGTTCGTCGTCGGGTCGGGGACCAACGCGACCCGCGGCGAGACGCTCCCGCTCATCCCGGGCGGCAACTTCCTTGCGAACGCGCAGAAGGTCTTCGACGCGATCCCGTTCTGGCTCGCGCTCGGCAACTCGGTGCTGATCTCGGCGATCATCACGATCTCCGTCGTGACGTTCTCGACGCTCGCCGGCTACGCGTTCGCGAAGCTCCGCTTCCGCGGCCGCGACGGGCTCATGGTGTTCGTGGTCGCGACGATGGCGATCCCGACCCAGCTCGGCATCATCCCGCTGTTCATGGTGATGAAGCAGCTCGGCTGGACGGGCTCGATCGGCGCCGTGATCGTGCCGACGCTGGTGACCGCGTTCGGCGTGTTCTTCATGCGCCAGTACCTCGTGGACGTCATCCCCGACGAGCTCATCGAGGCCGCCCGAATGGACGGCGCGAACCAGTTCCGCACCTTCCTCACCGTCGGACTGCCGGCCGCACGGCCCGCGATGGCGATCCTCGGCCTGTTCACGTTCATGACGGCGTGGACCGACTACCTGTGGCCGCTCATCGTGCTGAGCCCCTCGAACCCGACGCTGCAGACGGCGCTCAGCCAGCTGCAGTCGGGCTACTACGTCGACTACTCGATCGTGCTGACCGGCGCGATCATGGCGACCATCCCGCTGCTCATCCTCTTCGTGGTGGCGGGCAAGCAACTCATCTCCGGAATCATGGCAGGAGCGGTCAAGGGCTGATGGCAGCGAACGACACGGCATCGAGGGACTTCAGGGCATCGGCCTTCCCGCGGGACTTCATCTGGGGCTCGGCCACGGCCGCCGCCCAGATCGAGGGCGCCGCGCACGAGGGCGGCAAGGAGGACTCGATCTGGGACGCGTTCGCGCGCGTGCCGAACGCGGTCGCGGGCGGCGACACACCCGAAGTCGCCGTCGACCACTACCACCGCATGCCGGAGGACGTGGCGCTGATGCGCCGGCTCGGGCTCGACTCGTACCGGTTCTCCACGAGCTGGGCGCGCGTCGTGCCCGGCGGGCGCACGGTGAACCAGGAGGGGCTCGACTTCTACTCGCGCCTCGTCGACGAGCTGCTCGAGGCCGGCATCCTGCCGTGGCTGACGCTCTACCACTGGGATCTGCCGCAGGCGCTCCAGGAGCAGGGCGGCTGGGCGAACCGCGACACGTCGTACCAGTTCCTCGAGTACGCCGAGGCGGTGTACGGGGCGCTCGGCGACCGGGTCACGCACTGGACGACCTTCAACGAGCCGCTCTGCTCGTCGCTCATCGGCTACGTCGGAGGCGAGCACGCGCCCGGCCTGAACGACCCGGTGGCGGGGCTCGCCGCCGTGCACCACCAGCACCTCGGGCACGGCCTGGCGGTGCGGCGGCTCCGCGAGCTGGCGGATGCCTCGGGGCGGGACATCCGCCTCGGCATCACGCTGAACCTCACCAACGCGGTGCCGAACGACCCGGCCGACCCCGTCGACCTCGAGGCCGCGCGCCGGATCGACGCGCTGTGGAACCGGATGTACCTCGAGCCCATGCTGCTCGGCGCCTACCCGGCCGACCTGCTCGAGGACGTCGCCGAGTTCGGCCTCGCCGACCGCATCCAGCCGGGCGACCTCGAGATCGTTTCGCAGCCGCTCGACTTCCTCGGCGTGAACCACTACCACGACGACAACGTGTCGGGGCATCCGCTGCCCGCCGACGCGCGCCCGTCGCTGCGGCCGACGGACAAGCCGGGCCGCTCGCCGTTCCCCGGCAGCGAGTACGTGACGATGCCGAGCCGGGGCCTGCCCCGCACGGCGATGGACTGGGAGGTGAATCCGGCCGGGCTCGAGCAGCTGCTCGTCCGCCTGGGCCGCGAGTACGACAACCTTCCCGCCCTGTACGTCACCGAGAACGGCTCGGCGTACGACGACGTCGTCGCCGAGGACGGCGCCGTGCACGACGTGGAGCGCACACAGTACCTGCTCGACCACGTGGCGGCCGTCGGCCGTGCGATCGAGCAGGGTGCCGACGTCCGCGGGTACTTCGTGTGGTCGCTGCTCGACAACTTCGAGTGGGCGTGGGGGTACGAGAAGCGGTTCGGCATTGTGCGGGTCGACTACGACACGCTCGTGCGCACCCCGAAGGACAGCGCCCTCGCCTATGCGGCGCTGATCGCCGAGGCGAAGGCGGCGTCCGCCGTCGGCGCGGCGGCTATCGTGGACTGAGCCGGCAGGGAGGGGGTTCGCGATGACCGGAACCGCCGGGGGCGGCGCCCCCACACTCGAGATGGTCGCGGCGCGAGCCGGGGTCTCCCGCGCGACGGTGTCGCGGGTCGTGAACGGCTCGCCGAAGGTCAGCCCCGATGTCGCCGAGGCCGTGCAGCGCGCCATCGCCGACCTGAACTACGTGCCCAACCGCGCCGCCCGGTCGCTGGCGAGCCGGCGCACGCAGGCCGTGGCGCTGGTCGTGCCCGAGTCGGCCGCCCGCGTCTTCGACGACCCGTTCTTCGCCTCGATCGTGCAGGGCGTCGCGCTCGCGCTCGCGTCGACCGAGTACACGCTGACGATGATGATCGAGTCCGAGGTCGACCCCGACAAAACGAGGCGCTACCTGCTCGGCGGCAACGTCGACGGGGCGCTCGTCGTCTCGCACCACACGGGCGACCATTCATTCGCCCAGCTGAGCCGCTCGCTGCCGCTCGTGTTCGGCGGCCGCCCGCTCGACCCCGCGGAGTCGAGCGGGTACACCGTCGACGTCGACAACGAGCACGGTGCGAAGACCGCGGCGGCGCACCTCGTCGAGCGCGGCCGGCGGCGGATCGCGACCATCGCGGGCCCGCAGGACATGCCTCCGGGCGTCGACCGGCTGCACGGCTTCCAGAGCGCGCTGACGGATGCCTCGCTCCCCGCCGACCTCGTCGACTTCGGCGACTTCACCGCGGCGTCGGGCGCGGCGGCGACGCGCCGGCTCCTCGAGCGCGAGCCCCGGCTCGACGCGGTCTTCGCCGCGAACGACCAGATGGCCATGGGGGCGTTGTCGGCGCTCGCGGAGGCCGGGCGCACCGTGCCCGACGACGTCGCCGTGGTCGGCTTCGACGACGACCGGTACGCCGCGACCGCGGTGCCGCCGCTCACGACCGTGCGTCAGCCGTCGACCGAGATGGGGGCCGAGATGGCCCGGAAGCTGGTCCGACTGGTCGAGGGGCACGAGGTCGAGCCCGAGACGATCCTGACGACGGAGCTGGTGGTGCGTGCCTCGAGCTGAGGTCGCGCGTCAGCCGACCTTCGGCAGCACCTCGCTCGCGAGGAACTCGAGCAGGTCGAGGTCGTCGAAGTCGAGGACCTGCAGGTACAGGGTCTCGACGCCGATCGCGGCGAGGCCGGAGATGCGGTCGACGACCTGCTGCGCCGTGCCGCCGATGCCGGTGCGACCGAGCTCTTCCGGATCGCGGCCGATGCGCTCGGCGCGGCGCCGGTACTCGGCGTCGGTGGCGCCCGCCGTGGTGGTGAGCGCTGCCGAATAGACGAGGGAGCCCGGGTCGCGTCCGGCCGCCTCGGCCGCGGCGCGGACGCGGCCGAACTGCTCCGCGATCTCCGCGTCGGAGCGGAACGGCACGTTGAACTCGGCAGCGAAGCGCGCCGCGAGCCTCGGGGTGCGGGTGGGTCCGCCGCCGCCGACGATGACGGGGATCGGCTGCTGCACGGGCTTCGGCAGCGCCGGGGAGTCGACGAGCTCGTGGTGCTCGCCGCGGAAGGTGTAGGTCTCGCCCTCGGGGGTGCCCCAGAGGCCGGTGATGATCTCGAGCTGCTCCTCGAGCAGGCCGAACCGCTTGGCCGGGAAGGGGATGCCGTACGCCGCGTGCTCGGCGTCATACCACCCGGTGCCGAGGCCGAAGTCGATGCGGCCGCGGCTCATGGCGTCGACCTGGGCGACCTGGATCGCCAGCAGGCCCGGGTGGCGGAAGGTCAGGCTCGTGACGAGCGTGCCGAGGCGGATCGACGAGGTCTCGCGCGCGATCGCGCCCAGCGTCACCCAGGAGTCCGTGGGGCCGGGCGCCCCGTCGACGTCCATGGCGAGGAGGTGGTCGCTGCGGAACCACGCGTCGTATCCGAGCCGCTCCGCGGCCTGCGCCATCGCGACCTGCTGCTCGTACGTGGCGCCCTGCTGCGGCTCGGTGAACACCCGGAACTTCATGCATCCATCCTTCCCTGGACGGCGTCGAACTCGACGCCCGCGACGCCGGCGAATCGCCGCCGCATCACCTCGATCGCCTCGGGGTTCTCGTCGACCAGCACGAAGCGCC harbors:
- a CDS encoding family 1 glycosylhydrolase; this translates as MAANDTASRDFRASAFPRDFIWGSATAAAQIEGAAHEGGKEDSIWDAFARVPNAVAGGDTPEVAVDHYHRMPEDVALMRRLGLDSYRFSTSWARVVPGGRTVNQEGLDFYSRLVDELLEAGILPWLTLYHWDLPQALQEQGGWANRDTSYQFLEYAEAVYGALGDRVTHWTTFNEPLCSSLIGYVGGEHAPGLNDPVAGLAAVHHQHLGHGLAVRRLRELADASGRDIRLGITLNLTNAVPNDPADPVDLEAARRIDALWNRMYLEPMLLGAYPADLLEDVAEFGLADRIQPGDLEIVSQPLDFLGVNHYHDDNVSGHPLPADARPSLRPTDKPGRSPFPGSEYVTMPSRGLPRTAMDWEVNPAGLEQLLVRLGREYDNLPALYVTENGSAYDDVVAEDGAVHDVERTQYLLDHVAAVGRAIEQGADVRGYFVWSLLDNFEWAWGYEKRFGIVRVDYDTLVRTPKDSALAYAALIAEAKAASAVGAAAIVD
- a CDS encoding sugar ABC transporter permease, giving the protein MTTTLRPPRVDEATTTRPAAPPRATFRQRLSRFDVKASPYFYVSPFFILFALIGLFPLVYTLVVSMHEWDLLKGQGEFVGFENFASILSDGMFWNSIFNTVSIFLLSAIPQLTVAIVVAYLLDQGLRAPTFWRMGVLLPFVVTPVAVALIFSSIFNEADGLANNLLNLFGIADQEWKHDAFLSHLAIATMVNFRWTGYNALILLAAMQSVPRDLYESAAIDGAGSARRFFSITIPSIRPTLIFVIITATIGGLQIFAEPRLFDVSNAGGIGGSDRQFQTTVLFMWELAFFRRDFGEASAVAWLLFLLIVGFGLINFLISRRIATGDGRRQNRRTRRALERGEHR
- a CDS encoding LacI family DNA-binding transcriptional regulator; translation: MTGTAGGGAPTLEMVAARAGVSRATVSRVVNGSPKVSPDVAEAVQRAIADLNYVPNRAARSLASRRTQAVALVVPESAARVFDDPFFASIVQGVALALASTEYTLTMMIESEVDPDKTRRYLLGGNVDGALVVSHHTGDHSFAQLSRSLPLVFGGRPLDPAESSGYTVDVDNEHGAKTAAAHLVERGRRRIATIAGPQDMPPGVDRLHGFQSALTDASLPADLVDFGDFTAASGAAATRRLLEREPRLDAVFAANDQMAMGALSALAEAGRTVPDDVAVVGFDDDRYAATAVPPLTTVRQPSTEMGAEMARKLVRLVEGHEVEPETILTTELVVRASS
- a CDS encoding carbohydrate ABC transporter permease, with the protein product MSTAIPEPLPAVQVDTVGPDEPRRPGRDGLPRGRRRSGTAGIGSRPGFLTYGLLAAFLIGSAYPLWWSFVVGSGTNATRGETLPLIPGGNFLANAQKVFDAIPFWLALGNSVLISAIITISVVTFSTLAGYAFAKLRFRGRDGLMVFVVATMAIPTQLGIIPLFMVMKQLGWTGSIGAVIVPTLVTAFGVFFMRQYLVDVIPDELIEAARMDGANQFRTFLTVGLPAARPAMAILGLFTFMTAWTDYLWPLIVLSPSNPTLQTALSQLQSGYYVDYSIVLTGAIMATIPLLILFVVAGKQLISGIMAGAVKG
- a CDS encoding LLM class F420-dependent oxidoreductase; the protein is MKFRVFTEPQQGATYEQQVAMAQAAERLGYDAWFRSDHLLAMDVDGAPGPTDSWVTLGAIARETSSIRLGTLVTSLTFRHPGLLAIQVAQVDAMSRGRIDFGLGTGWYDAEHAAYGIPFPAKRFGLLEEQLEIITGLWGTPEGETYTFRGEHHELVDSPALPKPVQQPIPVIVGGGGPTRTPRLAARFAAEFNVPFRSDAEIAEQFGRVRAAAEAAGRDPGSLVYSAALTTTAGATDAEYRRRAERIGRDPEELGRTGIGGTAQQVVDRISGLAAIGVETLYLQVLDFDDLDLLEFLASEVLPKVG